In Candidatus Methylomirabilota bacterium, the DNA window CTTCGCGGGCGCGGGCAAGGTGCTGCAGACCCCGCGCGGCTTCCACTACTGCCTCTCCCAGCGCGCTCAGCACATCTGCCAGGAGATCTCCGGCGCGACCACCTCGTCGCGCTCGATCATCAACACGCGGGACGAGCCGCATGCCGACGCCGAGCGGTACCGCCGGCTCCACGTGATCGTGGGCGACTCGAACATGTCCGAGGTGGCGACCTACCTCAAGGTGGGGACGACCGCGCTCATCCTGGACATGATCGAAGACGGGCACTTCGACAAGGACTACAGCCTCCAATCCCCCGTCCAGGCCATCCGCGACATCAGCCACGACGCGACCCTGCGCGAGACGGTGCGGCTCAAGGACGGCCGGTCCATCACTGCCCTCGACCTCCAGACCGAATATCTCGAGCACGCCACGCGCTACGTGGCCGCTATCGACGCCGACCCGGTCACCCGGGACGTGCTCGCGCGCTGGACGAACGTCATCGAGGCCCTGCACACCGATCCCATGAAGCTCGAGCGCGAGGTGGACTGGGTCATCAAGTACAAGATGATCGACGCCTACATGGTCAAGCACCGCCTGTCGTGGCGCGATCCCAAGGTCTCCCTGATGGACCTGCAGTACCACGACATCCGCCCCGACCGCGGGCTCTACTTCCGGCTCGCCCAGCGGGATCTCCTCGACCGGATCACCAGCGACGAGGCCATTGAGCGGGCCAAGCACATCCCGCCGCAGACCACGCGGGCCCGGCTGCGGGGCGAGTTCATCCGCCAGGCGAACCTCAAGGGCAAGGACTATCGCGTGGATTGGGTCTATCTCAAGCTCAACGACCCGGAGCGCGAGACCATTCTCTGCAAGGATCCATTCCAGAGCCACGACGAGCGCGTCGAGCGCCTCATCCGCTCGTTCTAGCCGCACCCGGCGCGCGTCCCGCGTGCCCGTTCTCGCGCATCCCTCCGGTACAATGACGCCGTGAGCCTTTCCGTCGACGCCGTGCGCGCGCTCGTGAACGGCGAGCACGGAGACCCATTTTCCGTGCTGGGCCCCCATGCGGAGGCCGACGGCGGCCTCGCATCGTTCCTCTACCGGCTCCGGGTCACCGATCGCGACGGCGCCGTCGCTGAGGTCGAGGATCCCTATCGGTTCCCTTCCTCGCTCTCCGACCTCGATCTCCACCTCCTCGGCGAGGGCACGCACTACCGCGTCTACGACGCGCTCGGCGCGCATCCCGTGCGCCTCGGCGGCGTCGAGGGGTATCGCTTCGCGGTGTGGGCACCGAACGCGCGTCGAGTGAGCGTTGTGGGCGACTGGAACGGTTGGGACGGGCGGCGGCACCCAATGCGCCTGCACCCAGGCAACGGGGTGTGGGAGCTCTTCATCCCCGCGCTCGGCCCGGACCTCCGCCACAAGTTCGAGGTCCTCTCGCGGTCCGGCGCGCCCATCGCGCAGAAGGCCGATCCCTTCGCGTTCGCCTTCGAGTCCGAGACGCCGCGCACCGCCGCGGTGACCACGCCCATCCCCCAGCATGAATGGGGTGACGCCGGGCGGATGGCCGAGCGGGGACGGCGCCAGGCGCTTGATGCGCCGCTGAGCATCTACGAGGTGCACCTGGGCTCCTGGCGCCGCGTGCCCGAGGAGGGCCATCGCGTCCTCAGCTACCGGGAGCTCGCATCACGCCTCGCGGACTACGTGCTCGGGCTTCACCCACGTCGAGCTGCTCCCCATGATGGAGCATCCGTTCTATGGCTCATGGGGCTACCAGACCATCGGCTACTACGCGCCGACCAGACGATACGGTGAACCAACCGACTTCATGTCCTTCGTTGACCATTTGCATCAACGGGGGATCGGAGTTCTTCTCGACTGGGTGCCCGCGCACTTCCCCAAGGATCCCCACGGGCTCGTCTACTTCGACGGGACGCATCTCTACGAGCATGCCGACCCGCGCCTGCGTGAGCATCCCGACTGGGGCACCCGCGTGTTCAATTTCGGGCGCACCGAAGTGGCGAACTTCCTCATCGGCAACGCGCTCTTCTGGCTCGATCGGTATCACCTCGACGGGCTGCGCGTCGACGCCGTCGCGTCCATGCTCTACCTCGACTACTCGCGCAAGCTCGGCCAGTGGCTGCCCAACCGGCACGGCGGCCGCGAGAACCTCGAGGCGATGACATTCATCAAGCGCCTCAACGAGGTGGTCTACGGTCACCATCCCGACGTGCTGATGGTCGCGGAGGAATCGACCTCGTGGCCCCAGGTGTCGCGCCCGGTATACGTGGGCGGGCTCGGCTTCGGGCTCAAGTGGAACATGGGCTGGATGCACGACGTGCTCGACTATGTCCACCGGGCGCCCGTGCACCGGAAATTCCACCAAAACCAGCTCACCTTCGGCATGCTCTACGCCTGGTCGGAGCACTTCGTGCTGCCGTTGTCCCACGACGAGGTGGTGCACGGCAAGGGCTCGCTGATCGCCAAGATGCCGGGTGACGAGTGGCAGCGCGCTGCGAACCTCCGTCTGCTCTACGGGTTCATGTGGGCGTACCCGGGGCGGAAGCTCCTCTTCATGGGCGGCGAGTTCGGGCAATCCGCCGAGTGGAACCACGACCGGAGCCTCGATTGGCACCTTCTCGACGCGGGGCCCTATCATCGAGGCGTCCAGAGCGTGGTGGCCTTCTGCCGGTTCGCCCGCGACCCAGCGAGCCTCGTGCTCTGCGTGGCGAGCTTCACCCCGGTGGTTCGCCGCGGCTATCGCGTGGGGGTCCCGCAAGCCGGCTATTACGCGGAGGCCGTCAACACCGACAGCGAGCACTACGCCGGGAGCAACGTCGGCAACGGGCCCGGCGTGCGCAGCGAGCCGGTGCCGTGGCACGGGCAGCCGCAGTCGGTCACGCTGGACCTTCCGCCGCTGGGCGCCCTGCTCTTCCGCTGGACGGGCCCCTGACGCCATGGCGCAGCCCTCCCGACTCCGCCCTGGCTCCCCCGTCCCGCTCGGCGCGACATGGGACGGCAGCGGCGTCAACGTCGCGATCTGGAGCGAGCATGCGACCGCGGTGGAGCTGTGCCTCTTCGACGCCGAGGATCCCGGCCGCGAGAAGGAGCGCATCCGGCTGACCGAGCGCACCGACCAGGTCTGGCACGGCCGCGTGGCCGGTCTCGCACCCGGCGCGCTCTATGGCTACCGCGCGCACGGCCCGTACGCGCCGCGCGACGGCCATCGCTTCAACCCCGCCAAGCTCCTGCTCGACCCGTACGCGCGCGCCATCACCGGCAACGTGACGTGGCACGACGCCCTCCTGGGCGGCCGTGGGTCCGCCGACGCGGAGCCGGACGGTCGCGACAGCGCCCCCTACACCCCGCGCAGCGTCGTGGTGGACGGCGCCTTCGACTGGGGCGATGACCGCCCGCCCGCCACGCCGTGGCACCGCACGGTGATCTACGAGGCTCACGTGAAGGGCCTCACCGCGCGACATCCCGATCTGCCGGCCGCCCTCCGAGGAACCTACGCGGGGCTGGGTGCCCCGCCCGTCATCGACTATCTCCGCAGCCTCGGCGTGACCGCGGTGGAGCTCCTCCCCGTGCACCACGCCCTCGCCGAGCGTGCGCTTGTCGCGCGCGGCCTCACGAACTACTGGGGCTACAACTCGATCGGCTATTTCGCGCCCGACGCGCGCTTCGCCGCCTCGGGCTCGCGCGGCGAGCAAGTCACCGAGTTCAAGGCGATGGTGCGCGCCCTGCACCGTGCGGGCATCGAGGTGATCCTCGACGTGGTGTACAACCACACCGCGGAGGGTGGCCGGCGCGGCCCGACGCTGTCGTTCCGCGGCCTCGGCGATGGCGCCTACTACTGGCTCGACCCCGCCGACGGTGCCGAGTACGTCGACTGGACCGGCTGCGGCAATAGCTGGCACACGCCGCACCCGCGTGCGCTGCAGCTTGTGATGGATAGCCTTCGCTATTGGGTGCAGGTGATGCGGGTCGACGGCTTCCGCTTCGACCTGGCGGCCGTGCTCGCGCGCACCGGGCTCGGCGACGTGAACCTCTACGCGCCCTTCCTCGGCGCCATCCGGCAGGATCCGGCGCTCGCCGGCGTGAAGATCATCGCGGAGGCCTGGGATGTGGGCCCCGACGGCTATCTCGTGGGCCGCTTTCCCGCGGGCTGGGCCGAGTGGAACGGCCGCTACCGGGACACCGTGCGCCGCTTCTGGCGCGGCGACGCCGGGCAGGCCGCCGACCTCGGCTTCCGGCTCACCGGGTCGAGCGACCTCTACGCCGCGAGCGGCCGACAGCCGTCCGCGAGCGTCAACTTCGTCACCGCGCACGACGGCTTCACCCTTGCCGACGTCGTGAGCTACGAGCACAAGCGGAACGCCGCCAATGGCGAGGACAATCGCGACGGCACCGACGACAATCTGTCCTGGAACTGGGGGGTCGAGGGGCCGACCTCCGATCCCGCCGTCGTCGCCCTCCGCGAGCGGCAGATGCGGAACTTCCTGGCCACACTGCTGCTGTCTCAGGGGGTGCCCATGCTGGCTCACGGAGACGAGGTGGCACGCACCCAGGCCGGGAACAACAATACCTACTGCCAGGACGGACCGATCAGTTGGCTCGGCTGGGATCCGTCGCCGTCGGCGGACGCGCAGCGCGCCTTCACGCGGCGCCTCATCGAGCTCCGCCGGGCGGAGCCGGTGTTCCGGCGCCGGACCTTCAGCACCGCCCGGGCGCTTACCTGGTTGCGCCCCGACGGCAAGGAGATGACGGCGGCGGACTGGAACGCGCCGGCCACGCGCGCGCTCGGCCTGCTCCTGCGCGGCGACCGCATCGACGAGGTGGACGAGGCGGGGGAGCCCATCGTGGGTGCCACCTTCCTGGTCCTCCTCAACGCCGCCGCCGCCGCCGTGCCCTTCATCGTGCCCGCGCCCCCCGGCGCCGCGCGCTGGACCGCCGTGCTCGACACCCGCCAGTGGGAGCCCCCGGCCGCGCCCGCCCTGCCCGCGGGCGGCACCTTCGCGCTCGCCGAGCGTTCCCTCGCCGTGCTGCGTTTGGACGTGGAAGGAGAGTGGCCGTGACCCACATCGACGAGTTCGAATCCGATCTGCACCGGACGGCCCTATCACAGCTCGATCGCGTGGCCGCGCGCCTGGGCCTCGACACCGACATCCACGTGCGCCTGCGGGCGCCGCGACGGGCGATGGTCGTGTCCATTCCCGTCCGCATGGACTCGGGGCGGACCGAAGTGTTCACCGGCTACCGCGTCCACCACTCCACCGTGCTGGGGCCCACCAAGGGCGGCCTCCGCTACGACGCGGACGTGAGCCTGGGCGAGGTTACCGCGCTCGCGATGCTGATGAGCTGGAAGTGCGCGCTGATGTCGCTGCCCTACGGGGGCGCCAAGGGGGGCGTACGCTGCAACCCGCGCGCGATGTCGGCAACCGAGCGCGAGAACCTCACGCGCCGCTACACCGCCGAGATCATCCTGATGATCGGTCCCGATCTCGACATCCCCGCCCCCGATCTCGGCACCGACGAGCAGACGATGGCCTGGATGATGGACACATACTCGATGACCCAGGGCAAGAGCGTGCCCGGTGTCGTCACCGGCAAGCCGCTCATCGTGGGCGGCTCGGCGGGACGGCGCGAGGCCACTGGCCGCGGCATCGTGTACTGCCTCTACCAGGCAGCCCACCACACCGGCCAGCAGCTGCGCGGCAAGTCGGTGGTGATCCAGGGCTTCGGCAACGTGGGGAGCGTGGCCGCCCGCCTTCTCTGGCGCGACGGCGCGGTGGTGGCGGGCGTGAGCGACGTGAAGGGCGCGGTCTGGAATCCCAACGGCCTCGACATCCGGCAGCTCGAGGCGCACGTGGCCGCCACGGGGAGCGTGGTGGGATTCCCCGGCGCCGACCCGCTCGACAACGCCGTCCTCCTGGAGCAGCCGTGCGACATCCTGATTCCCGCCGCGGTCGGCTCGCAAATCCATGCGGGCAACGCCGAGCGTATCCGCGCCCACATCGTGGCCGAGGGCGCCAACGGCCCCACCACGCCCGAAGCCGACGTGATCCTCCACGACCGCGGGGTCACCGTCATCCCGGACATCCTGTGCAACGCGGGCGGTGTGGTCGTGTCCTACTTCGAGTGGGTGCAGGGGCTGCAGTACTACTTCTGGAAGGAAAGCGAGATCACGGCCCGCCTGCAGGAAGTCATGGCTCGCGCGTTCAATCGTGTGTGGGGCGTGGGCCAGAAGGAGGGCGTGGATCTGCGCACCGCCGCTCTGATGGAAGGTGTCCGTCGGGTGGCCGAGGGCTACCGAGTCCGCGGCCTCTACCCCTGAAAGCGCCGGCTCCCATTCGCCGGGACGGCCCTCGTCGCCGGCGCTCGCTGATGCAGAACCGCGCCTTTGCCGCCTGGTTCGGGGTGCTCGGCTCCGGATTCACGGTGCTGCTCGCGGGCGAGCTGGAGACCTGGGCCGCGGTGTTCGGGCGCACGCTCACCACGCGCCACGTCACTCGCCGCGCTGTGGACGGGCTGGGGCCGGGTGCTCGTCGCAGGGCTCCTGATCTTCGCCGGCACCGAGCTGTTCGAGCGGCGGCTCCACTTGATCATGCCCGCAGTGTTCCCCCGGACTTACCTCGACGAGGGGCTGGAGCTGCTCGCGAACACGTTCTTCGTGCTGGCCCTGTGGGAGCGGGAGCGCGTCGAGCCGGTGCGCCCCTGGCCGAAGGGCGTGCCCTACGCGTCGCGGTCGATCGTGTAGCGCAGCGCGCGGCGCTGCATCCAGCGCACGACGAGCAGATCGTGAAATCCACGGCTCGCACGGCCGAGCCCGAACTTCGACGCGCCGAACCGCCGCGCCCGATGCACCACCGGCACCTCCGACACTCGGTAGCCGGCCATCCGCAGCAGCGTGGGAACGAAGCGGTGCATGCCGTTGTAGGGCAGCAGGGCCGTCCGGCATTCACGGCGGAACGCGCGCAGCGTGCAGGCGCTGTCG includes these proteins:
- the pafA gene encoding Pup--protein ligase produces the protein MKRRIFGMENEYGLTCTLNGQRRLSPDNVARYLFEKVIPGARNANVFLENGARLYLDTGFHPEYATPECDDIVELVTHDKAGERIVEDLLHQAEKRLREDGISGNILLFKNNTDSAGNSYGCHENYLVSRDVSFQRLAEGLIPFFVTRQIFAGAGKVLQTPRGFHYCLSQRAQHICQEISGATTSSRSIINTRDEPHADAERYRRLHVIVGDSNMSEVATYLKVGTTALILDMIEDGHFDKDYSLQSPVQAIRDISHDATLRETVRLKDGRSITALDLQTEYLEHATRYVAAIDADPVTRDVLARWTNVIEALHTDPMKLEREVDWVIKYKMIDAYMVKHRLSWRDPKVSLMDLQYHDIRPDRGLYFRLAQRDLLDRITSDEAIERAKHIPPQTTRARLRGEFIRQANLKGKDYRVDWVYLKLNDPERETILCKDPFQSHDERVERLIRSF
- a CDS encoding Glu/Leu/Phe/Val dehydrogenase, translating into MTHIDEFESDLHRTALSQLDRVAARLGLDTDIHVRLRAPRRAMVVSIPVRMDSGRTEVFTGYRVHHSTVLGPTKGGLRYDADVSLGEVTALAMLMSWKCALMSLPYGGAKGGVRCNPRAMSATERENLTRRYTAEIILMIGPDLDIPAPDLGTDEQTMAWMMDTYSMTQGKSVPGVVTGKPLIVGGSAGRREATGRGIVYCLYQAAHHTGQQLRGKSVVIQGFGNVGSVAARLLWRDGAVVAGVSDVKGAVWNPNGLDIRQLEAHVAATGSVVGFPGADPLDNAVLLEQPCDILIPAAVGSQIHAGNAERIRAHIVAEGANGPTTPEADVILHDRGVTVIPDILCNAGGVVVSYFEWVQGLQYYFWKESEITARLQEVMARAFNRVWGVGQKEGVDLRTAALMEGVRRVAEGYRVRGLYP
- the glgX gene encoding glycogen debranching protein GlgX, translated to MAQPSRLRPGSPVPLGATWDGSGVNVAIWSEHATAVELCLFDAEDPGREKERIRLTERTDQVWHGRVAGLAPGALYGYRAHGPYAPRDGHRFNPAKLLLDPYARAITGNVTWHDALLGGRGSADAEPDGRDSAPYTPRSVVVDGAFDWGDDRPPATPWHRTVIYEAHVKGLTARHPDLPAALRGTYAGLGAPPVIDYLRSLGVTAVELLPVHHALAERALVARGLTNYWGYNSIGYFAPDARFAASGSRGEQVTEFKAMVRALHRAGIEVILDVVYNHTAEGGRRGPTLSFRGLGDGAYYWLDPADGAEYVDWTGCGNSWHTPHPRALQLVMDSLRYWVQVMRVDGFRFDLAAVLARTGLGDVNLYAPFLGAIRQDPALAGVKIIAEAWDVGPDGYLVGRFPAGWAEWNGRYRDTVRRFWRGDAGQAADLGFRLTGSSDLYAASGRQPSASVNFVTAHDGFTLADVVSYEHKRNAANGEDNRDGTDDNLSWNWGVEGPTSDPAVVALRERQMRNFLATLLLSQGVPMLAHGDEVARTQAGNNNTYCQDGPISWLGWDPSPSADAQRAFTRRLIELRRAEPVFRRRTFSTARALTWLRPDGKEMTAADWNAPATRALGLLLRGDRIDEVDEAGEPIVGATFLVLLNAAAAAVPFIVPAPPGAARWTAVLDTRQWEPPAAPALPAGGTFALAERSLAVLRLDVEGEWP